In Acaryochloris marina S15, a single genomic region encodes these proteins:
- a CDS encoding formylglycine-generating enzyme family protein has product MQTAGLGSIALAVAIQDKLTSVSFFNPNSLSLADIQHFEYEFPSLNKNGQLVGLEKLKNKYFLEELKSGHSLEMVAISSGKSWMGSSRSENLALAQERPRHAVTVPAFFISKYPITQVQWAAVAALPTVERELDPFPAHFQGSLRPVESISWLEAVEFCTRLSHKTGRTYQLPNEAQWEQACRAGTQTPFNTGATITSEWADYVSTYSYAGETTGNYRRQTQEVGSFAPNALGLHDMHGNVWEWCADCWQPNYRHKALAQGTVRAIRGGGWLDPPERLRSASRSGYDQQGLNRTIGFRVMTVLS; this is encoded by the coding sequence ATGCAAACTGCCGGATTAGGGAGTATTGCCCTTGCAGTTGCAATTCAAGACAAGCTAACAAGTGTCAGTTTTTTTAACCCTAATTCTTTGTCTTTAGCTGATATACAACATTTTGAATATGAGTTTCCAAGTCTTAATAAAAACGGTCAGTTAGTTGGCCTTGAAAAGCTAAAAAATAAATACTTTCTAGAAGAATTAAAATCCGGGCATAGCCTAGAAATGGTAGCCATTTCATCGGGTAAATCCTGGATGGGGTCCTCCCGTTCTGAAAACCTGGCGTTGGCTCAAGAACGGCCTCGACATGCCGTCACCGTCCCTGCCTTTTTTATTAGTAAATATCCCATTACCCAAGTGCAGTGGGCTGCAGTCGCGGCGTTGCCAACCGTAGAGCGAGAGCTAGATCCATTCCCTGCTCATTTTCAGGGGTCGCTCCGTCCCGTAGAAAGCATCTCTTGGCTAGAGGCCGTTGAATTTTGTACGCGCCTCAGTCATAAAACCGGACGGACCTATCAATTGCCAAATGAAGCTCAGTGGGAACAGGCTTGTCGAGCAGGAACCCAAACCCCCTTCAACACCGGAGCCACGATCACCAGTGAATGGGCAGATTATGTGAGTACCTATTCCTATGCCGGTGAGACAACGGGGAACTATCGGCGACAAACCCAAGAGGTCGGGAGCTTTGCCCCTAATGCCTTGGGGTTACACGATATGCATGGCAATGTTTGGGAATGGTGTGCCGATTGTTGGCAGCCAAACTATCGCCATAAAGCCCTAGCTCAGGGAACCGTGCGAGCTATTCGTGGAGGTGGTTGGCTAGACCCTCCCGAGAGACTCCGCTCGGCCAGCCGTTCGGGATATGACCAACAGGGCTTAAACCGGACCATTGGGTTTCGAGTCATGACGGTGTTGAGTTAA
- a CDS encoding DUF4259 domain-containing protein codes for MGAWGYGNFENDDAMDWVADLEGYSDDGMIIDTLNTIIDQADDYPEAPDCSGAVAAAEAIAALLGEPHEDCPDEIDVWAEERTSPSATLVAKARQAVEVIMSNSELKDLWQESEDFEAWQSSLEDLLTRLPY; via the coding sequence ATGGGCGCATGGGGATATGGCAACTTTGAAAATGACGATGCAATGGATTGGGTCGCCGACCTAGAGGGCTATTCGGACGATGGCATGATTATCGATACACTCAACACGATTATTGACCAAGCTGATGACTATCCCGAAGCCCCAGATTGCTCGGGTGCTGTTGCAGCAGCAGAGGCCATTGCGGCGCTCCTAGGGGAACCCCACGAAGATTGCCCGGATGAAATTGATGTGTGGGCTGAGGAGCGAACCTCTCCTTCAGCTACATTGGTGGCTAAGGCAAGGCAAGCGGTGGAAGTCATTATGTCTAACTCTGAACTCAAGGATTTATGGCAAGAATCAGAAGACTTTGAGGCTTGGCAATCGAGTTTGGAAGATTTACTAACTCGACTGCCCTATTAA
- a CDS encoding bifunctional 2-polyprenyl-6-hydroxyphenol methylase/3-demethylubiquinol 3-O-methyltransferase UbiG yields MFEEQPPSVQNRVKSLASEAQAQNQPYAWFEPLYAQANGNADQVPWAKSTAHPYLQMWLPEQPQPPAHSKALVIGCGLGNDAEALQAHGYQVTAFDVSPTAIAWCHQRFPHSAVDYQVADLFHLDPSWNQAFDLVYECRNIQALPIPLRQQVVGAIALLVAKTGQLLVVTRIRPDEQECEGPPWPLSPFELAEFENYGLVETDRATFVEGETVTVQQARIIYQYA; encoded by the coding sequence ATGTTTGAAGAACAGCCCCCCTCTGTGCAAAATCGGGTTAAATCTTTAGCCTCGGAAGCCCAAGCCCAAAACCAGCCCTATGCTTGGTTTGAACCCCTATATGCTCAAGCGAATGGCAATGCGGATCAGGTGCCTTGGGCCAAGTCGACGGCTCATCCTTATTTACAAATGTGGTTACCCGAGCAACCCCAACCGCCAGCCCATAGCAAAGCCCTGGTGATTGGCTGTGGTTTGGGGAATGATGCTGAAGCGCTGCAAGCCCATGGTTATCAGGTGACTGCGTTTGATGTATCACCCACTGCGATCGCATGGTGCCACCAGCGTTTTCCTCACTCAGCAGTAGACTATCAAGTTGCCGATCTTTTTCATCTAGACCCAAGCTGGAACCAGGCTTTTGATTTGGTCTATGAATGCCGAAATATTCAGGCCTTGCCCATCCCTTTACGTCAGCAAGTCGTGGGTGCGATCGCACTGCTCGTAGCCAAAACAGGACAACTGCTTGTCGTTACCCGAATTCGTCCTGATGAACAAGAGTGTGAGGGGCCACCCTGGCCCTTGTCGCCCTTCGAACTCGCTGAATTTGAGAATTATGGACTGGTCGAAACAGATCGAGCAACTTTTGTAGAGGGCGAAACGGTGACGGTACAGCAGGCGCGAATCATCTACCAATATGCCTAG
- the nthB gene encoding nitrile hydratase subunit beta has protein sequence MKLQHNLGGLEGLDPVNVEKQVFVEPWEKRIFGIHTAMMALSNHLNTSIPKYEIAKVPTQFKSFWTWGHLRQGAEAMHPFEYFRLRYYEKWLGGISGFFVEEGYITQEELDTRTAEFLEDSAKAAAPLPKGGKAGIDTQVEKYLREGDSPMRPAPAPPKFKVGDRVKVKNVHPGAHSRLPGQLRDREAVVVLVYEGAFTYFFPTEDGIGTPMPVYSLLFQPEDIWPESLTEPKSVYYNDIFEVYLDAA, from the coding sequence ATGAAACTACAGCATAATCTTGGGGGTCTAGAAGGACTAGATCCCGTTAACGTCGAAAAACAGGTATTTGTTGAACCCTGGGAAAAGCGCATCTTTGGTATCCATACCGCTATGATGGCCCTCAGCAATCATCTCAATACCTCCATCCCGAAATATGAGATTGCCAAGGTTCCCACCCAATTCAAGAGCTTCTGGACTTGGGGGCACCTGCGCCAAGGGGCCGAAGCCATGCATCCCTTTGAGTATTTTCGGTTGCGGTATTACGAAAAATGGCTGGGGGGCATTTCTGGCTTCTTTGTGGAAGAAGGCTACATTACCCAGGAAGAACTAGATACCCGCACCGCAGAGTTCTTAGAAGATAGTGCCAAAGCAGCCGCTCCCCTACCCAAGGGTGGCAAAGCTGGGATCGACACCCAAGTAGAAAAGTATTTGCGAGAAGGGGACTCGCCGATGCGACCTGCCCCAGCTCCTCCCAAATTTAAGGTGGGAGATCGGGTCAAAGTCAAAAACGTTCACCCCGGTGCCCATAGTCGTTTGCCGGGGCAGTTGCGAGACAGAGAAGCGGTTGTGGTTCTGGTTTACGAAGGAGCCTTCACCTACTTCTTCCCTACGGAAGATGGGATTGGTACACCCATGCCTGTGTACAGCTTGCTGTTCCAGCCCGAAGATATTTGGCCTGAATCCCTAACAGAGCCGAAGTCGGTTTATTACAACGACATTTTTGAAGTTTATTTGGACGCCGCCTAG
- a CDS encoding GTP-binding protein has product MALIQKIPVTVLTGYLGAGKTTLLNRILTEEHNQRIAVIVNEFGEVGIDHQLVIDADEEVFEMNNGCICCTVRGDLIRIIGNLMQRQDRFDHLVIETTGLADPAPVIQSFFMDEVMLRQTQLDAVVTVVDAKHIWDHWESNEAQEQIAFADVILLNKQDLVPPEVLTTLTQRVRSMNAIATLHPTTNCNIDLNQLLGVQAFNLSHALSIDPEFLDEDAHEHDQTVSSVAITETGTVDSVKLNRWLYQLVQARGPDLFRMKGILDMDEADRRFVFQGVHMTLDGRPGKPWRPGETRRNELVFIGRNLEEAELRQGFQTCLASRPLMAEVTA; this is encoded by the coding sequence ATGGCATTGATCCAAAAGATTCCAGTCACTGTTTTAACAGGGTACTTAGGGGCCGGGAAGACCACCTTACTCAATCGAATTCTGACGGAAGAGCATAACCAGCGCATCGCTGTGATCGTCAATGAATTTGGTGAGGTTGGTATCGACCATCAGCTAGTGATCGACGCCGATGAAGAAGTCTTTGAAATGAACAATGGCTGCATTTGCTGCACGGTTCGAGGAGACTTAATTCGGATTATTGGTAACCTCATGCAGCGGCAAGACCGCTTTGACCACTTGGTGATTGAAACCACGGGCCTTGCCGATCCGGCCCCCGTGATTCAGTCCTTTTTTATGGATGAAGTGATGCTGCGGCAAACTCAGCTGGATGCAGTGGTGACGGTGGTGGATGCCAAGCATATTTGGGACCACTGGGAGAGTAATGAAGCCCAAGAGCAAATCGCCTTTGCTGACGTAATTTTGCTGAATAAGCAGGATTTGGTGCCGCCAGAAGTGCTGACCACTCTGACCCAACGGGTGCGCAGCATGAATGCGATCGCAACCCTACATCCCACCACCAACTGCAATATTGATCTGAACCAGCTCCTAGGAGTCCAAGCCTTTAACCTCAGCCATGCCCTCAGCATCGATCCAGAGTTTTTAGACGAAGATGCCCATGAACATGATCAAACCGTTTCTTCCGTCGCCATTACCGAGACGGGGACCGTGGACAGCGTCAAGCTTAATCGGTGGCTTTACCAGCTGGTCCAAGCTCGGGGTCCAGACCTGTTCCGCATGAAAGGCATTTTGGATATGGATGAAGCCGATCGTCGGTTTGTCTTTCAAGGGGTGCATATGACCTTGGACGGCAGACCCGGTAAACCCTGGCGTCCCGGTGAAACCCGCCGCAATGAACTGGTTTTTATTGGCAGAAACTTAGAGGAAGCAGAGCTGCGTCAGGGTTTTCAGACTTGCTTGGCTTCCCGCCCATTGATGGCAGAGGTAACCGCATGA
- a CDS encoding vanadium-dependent haloperoxidase, with protein MTDRRQDSYAVRVEAAELARSRNHPDHQANGDEQRYAGAQYFMSFTKGLPHHPDTGLLADPNDFVEFRRAIDDGFIDPFSTPVRHGALYEVVAGVVQPIVPPPPLPNNFRQWEAPTAGVVFDLEGPDAQAVTMPPAPPLLDGCGNPNPELVLEMAEVYELAILRDQPFNDFEAGGANTSINQSIVRLNALDYIGNQTGRPRLVSGTGQLDAQTVFRGSSPGVGVGPYLSQFLLIGNTDLNRDPNGVGGGSVDEGLITYGALQINQKVPIAEPGRDYMQNMPEYVQAQRGIRPPRETYGPTNGNPVLQPNRPPRRFISTPRDLATYVHYDALYEAYLNACIILLEMGTPFDPSFDHLSGGGQAAGNAATRRNAGGFALYGGPHILNLVTEVATRALKAVRFQKFNNHIRLRPEALAARIELERLRANNGVPANLVPPALSSSMGGYRNILENNGGGTLNVIEALNAAAAQPGNGGSYFLPMAFPEGSPMHPAYGAGHATVAGACVTILKAFFDTSAVLAESGPNISFKRLANGDNPIVFRAPNLPGPGVGGGVPVGNLVPDRNINDFLTLEGELNKLAANISIGRDMAGVHYFTDYYDSLRMGEEIAIGILEEQALTYSTDPFVLSIPTFDGDVRRIGRR; from the coding sequence ATGACAGATCGTCGACAAGATTCCTATGCAGTTCGAGTTGAAGCCGCAGAGCTAGCTAGAAGTCGAAATCATCCTGACCATCAGGCCAACGGCGATGAACAACGATATGCTGGCGCACAATATTTTATGTCCTTCACAAAAGGACTTCCCCACCATCCCGACACCGGATTACTAGCCGATCCCAATGATTTCGTTGAATTCCGCCGAGCCATAGATGACGGCTTTATCGATCCTTTTTCTACGCCAGTTCGGCATGGTGCCTTATATGAGGTTGTTGCCGGGGTAGTACAACCGATTGTACCTCCACCACCTCTACCCAATAACTTTAGACAATGGGAGGCCCCAACGGCTGGGGTTGTTTTTGACTTAGAAGGACCTGATGCCCAAGCCGTAACCATGCCACCAGCCCCACCCTTATTAGATGGCTGTGGCAATCCTAATCCAGAGCTGGTTCTGGAAATGGCAGAGGTGTATGAATTAGCTATTCTCCGTGACCAACCTTTCAATGATTTTGAAGCTGGAGGAGCTAATACTTCTATTAATCAATCGATAGTGCGCCTCAATGCTCTCGATTACATTGGCAACCAAACTGGACGCCCCCGTCTAGTCAGTGGTACTGGCCAACTGGACGCACAAACTGTATTTCGAGGTTCATCTCCAGGAGTAGGAGTCGGTCCCTATTTGTCGCAGTTTCTACTGATTGGTAATACTGACCTTAATCGAGATCCTAACGGTGTTGGCGGAGGCAGTGTTGATGAGGGGCTAATTACCTATGGTGCTCTACAAATCAATCAAAAAGTGCCTATTGCAGAACCAGGCAGAGATTATATGCAAAATATGCCTGAATACGTTCAGGCACAGCGAGGTATTCGTCCTCCAAGAGAAACCTATGGTCCCACGAATGGGAATCCTGTTCTTCAACCGAATCGCCCACCACGTCGCTTTATCTCAACTCCTAGAGATTTAGCAACTTACGTTCATTACGATGCGCTTTACGAAGCTTATCTTAATGCCTGCATCATTTTGCTAGAAATGGGAACTCCCTTTGATCCTAGTTTTGATCATTTGTCTGGTGGAGGACAAGCTGCAGGTAATGCCGCAACTCGGCGTAATGCAGGTGGTTTTGCACTCTATGGTGGACCTCATATTCTGAACCTTGTGACTGAAGTGGCTACTCGCGCATTAAAGGCTGTACGTTTCCAGAAATTCAATAACCATATTCGTCTGAGACCTGAAGCGTTAGCGGCTCGTATTGAACTAGAACGATTGCGAGCTAACAATGGCGTGCCTGCCAATCTAGTCCCACCAGCTTTGAGTTCAAGTATGGGAGGTTATAGAAACATATTGGAAAACAATGGTGGTGGCACATTAAATGTAATTGAGGCTCTAAATGCAGCTGCCGCCCAGCCTGGGAATGGTGGTAGTTATTTCTTACCCATGGCATTCCCAGAAGGTTCTCCAATGCACCCCGCCTATGGAGCGGGTCATGCAACTGTGGCTGGGGCTTGTGTGACTATTCTCAAAGCATTCTTTGATACGAGTGCAGTACTTGCAGAATCAGGTCCAAATATTTCATTTAAACGTTTGGCAAATGGAGATAATCCAATCGTTTTTCGTGCACCTAATCTACCTGGCCCTGGTGTAGGGGGAGGTGTTCCTGTAGGCAATTTGGTTCCAGATAGGAACATAAATGACTTTCTAACTCTTGAAGGTGAGCTGAATAAGCTTGCAGCCAATATCTCTATTGGTAGAGATATGGCGGGGGTCCATTATTTCACCGACTACTACGACAGTTTGCGAATGGGTGAAGAAATTGCGATTGGAATTCTAGAGGAACAAGCCCTGACCTACTCAACCGATCCTTTTGTCTTATCAATACCCACCTTTGATGGCGATGTTAGAAGGATTGGTCGCCGATGA
- a CDS encoding pentapeptide repeat-containing protein — protein MVNSEHVQILEKGTEAWNQWRKDNPTVSPDLQGANLSGKDCCEINLSGANLNQANLSRTFIRWANLSQAQLIGAQLTGTDLSGTNLEHVNLSQANLQGATMRWVDLSFANLTQANLQGATLSGSNLCHSTLTETDFRRAEFRWADMRGADLLEADLTWADLRGADLRSAALESTIAISADFTQAIFTGACLQNWEISIDTKLDDIECLHIYLQADQQDRQPPEGDFTADVFRKLVQPKLATLDLIFMDGINWLAFLTAFQSLCTKFEQDEIEIRDVEKKHGGTYSIRLKVDKHSDLENIEAFLKQAYDQQLLTTSKV, from the coding sequence ATGGTGAATTCAGAGCATGTGCAAATCCTGGAAAAAGGGACTGAAGCCTGGAATCAATGGCGGAAGGACAACCCAACAGTGAGTCCAGACTTACAAGGGGCCAATCTGAGTGGGAAAGACTGCTGCGAGATTAACCTCAGTGGGGCCAATCTAAACCAAGCCAACCTGAGCCGCACTTTCATCCGCTGGGCTAATCTGAGCCAAGCTCAATTGATCGGCGCACAGCTAACGGGGACAGATTTAAGCGGCACCAATCTGGAACATGTGAACCTCAGCCAAGCCAATCTCCAGGGGGCAACAATGCGATGGGTAGACCTCTCCTTTGCCAATCTCACCCAAGCGAATCTCCAGGGAGCAACCCTAAGCGGTTCCAATCTCTGTCACTCCACCTTAACGGAGACTGATTTTAGACGGGCTGAATTTCGCTGGGCCGATATGCGAGGGGCCGACCTATTGGAAGCTGACTTAACCTGGGCCGATCTCCGGGGTGCCGATCTCAGATCTGCTGCCCTTGAATCTACTATTGCTATTTCTGCAGATTTTACCCAGGCCATTTTTACAGGGGCTTGTTTGCAGAACTGGGAAATCAGTATTGACACCAAACTCGATGATATTGAGTGCCTTCATATTTATCTGCAAGCAGACCAACAAGATCGTCAGCCACCGGAAGGGGACTTTACCGCCGATGTGTTCAGAAAGCTGGTGCAACCCAAGCTAGCAACTCTGGATTTAATCTTTATGGATGGTATTAACTGGCTGGCTTTTCTAACCGCCTTTCAATCGCTATGTACTAAATTTGAGCAGGATGAGATTGAAATTCGCGATGTTGAAAAAAAACATGGCGGAACTTATAGCATTCGCCTGAAGGTGGATAAGCATTCAGATCTGGAGAATATTGAAGCTTTTCTTAAACAGGCTTATGACCAACAACTCCTAACGACTAGCAAAGTTTAG